A genomic stretch from Acidobacteriota bacterium includes:
- a CDS encoding cell division protein ZapA: MDAEKTQPSTTELEIFGAIYSVRGRDDREHLEKLAAHVDRTMREISEQVRTVDRGKIAILAALNIADELFRSRRDEEGVRVEIKEKVMALAGELAAVLETDGREGRPG, from the coding sequence ATGGACGCCGAGAAGACGCAGCCTTCGACGACTGAGTTGGAGATTTTCGGCGCGATTTATAGCGTTCGAGGCCGGGACGACCGGGAGCATCTGGAGAAGCTTGCGGCGCATGTGGATCGCACCATGCGCGAAATCTCCGAGCAGGTCCGAACCGTTGATCGCGGCAAGATCGCTATTTTGGCGGCCTTGAATATCGCGGACGAGCTCTTTCGAAGTCGGCGGGACGAGGAAGGGGTACGGGTCGAGATCAAAGAAAAGGTGATGGCCCTTGCGGGGGAGTTGGCCGCAGTGCTCGAAACAGATGGCCGCGAGGGTCGCCCTGGATGA
- the pheT gene encoding phenylalanine--tRNA ligase subunit beta: MLFSRNWLAEYVELPESIDDLARALTDVGLAVETVEESGDDLLLDVDVTTNRPDCMSHYGLAREAAVALGRPLAALDHRVDESGVPTSDQIAVHLDDPEGCPRYVARVVRGVSVGPSPEWLRRRLEAIGARPINNIVDLTNFLLWETGQPLHAFDLDKIGGGEIRVRRARPGESLTTLDGEERELDEEILVIADGAEAVALAGVMGGLDSEVTGETVNVLIEGAHFQPQRVRKAAGALAMHTDACHRFERGADPGACGWVVDRAARLMAEVAGGEIAPGRVDARVDEASPRRGRLEIERLDAFAGVAIAPSQTEGWLRGLGFDLEPTLEPRGWWVTVPSWRLYDFPAGPGGEVYEADIFEEVLRHFGLDNIPSALPAVGGSDAPASPAQRRRERLRDRMWAEGYAEAVNFAFLSAEADAACPALSQVLGLPSEPLELANPLSDRYRWMRRSLVPGLAENGAFNLRRGAPSVRLFEVGTVFHRAGADAELPALETETLALLAGGSLGEPWDGAREIDFFALKGVVERLAETAGVALGYRPAKLPGLVEGTTAEVLLGERPVGYLGQLDADGDVALLVAEIDLAAFAEASAAGPVKLPSRFPNVDADFTLTHALDTPWAEIAAVIEANRPEDLLFFGLKDRYVGRGVPSGAVNTTCHFVYGSRAGSLTQEEVNQRQQALMAHLTERFAWKGEA, translated from the coding sequence ATGCTGTTCTCGCGCAACTGGCTGGCCGAGTACGTCGAGCTGCCGGAGTCGATCGACGACCTGGCGCGCGCCCTCACCGACGTCGGACTCGCCGTCGAGACCGTCGAGGAGTCCGGCGACGACCTGCTGCTCGATGTCGATGTCACCACCAACCGCCCGGACTGCATGAGTCACTACGGTCTGGCGCGGGAGGCGGCGGTGGCCCTCGGGCGCCCCCTCGCGGCGCTCGACCACCGGGTCGACGAGAGCGGCGTGCCGACCAGCGATCAGATCGCGGTGCACCTCGATGATCCGGAGGGCTGTCCGCGCTACGTCGCGCGGGTGGTGCGCGGAGTGTCCGTCGGGCCCAGTCCCGAGTGGCTCCGGCGCCGCCTCGAGGCGATCGGGGCGCGACCGATCAACAACATCGTCGACTTGACCAACTTCCTGCTGTGGGAGACCGGCCAGCCCCTTCACGCCTTCGACCTCGACAAGATCGGCGGCGGCGAGATCCGGGTGCGGCGGGCACGCCCCGGGGAGTCCCTGACCACCCTCGACGGCGAGGAGCGCGAGCTCGACGAGGAGATCCTGGTGATCGCCGACGGCGCCGAGGCGGTGGCCTTGGCGGGTGTGATGGGTGGCCTCGATTCGGAGGTCACCGGCGAGACCGTCAACGTGCTCATCGAAGGAGCTCATTTCCAGCCCCAGCGGGTGCGCAAGGCGGCCGGCGCCCTCGCCATGCACACCGATGCCTGCCATCGCTTCGAGCGCGGCGCCGATCCCGGAGCCTGCGGTTGGGTGGTCGATCGGGCGGCTCGCCTGATGGCCGAAGTCGCCGGCGGCGAGATCGCTCCGGGACGGGTCGATGCGCGAGTCGACGAGGCGTCGCCGCGCCGCGGCCGGCTCGAGATCGAGCGCCTCGATGCTTTCGCCGGGGTCGCCATTGCACCGTCGCAGACGGAAGGCTGGCTGCGCGGTCTGGGTTTCGACCTCGAGCCGACGTTGGAGCCGCGGGGTTGGTGGGTGACGGTGCCGAGCTGGCGGCTCTACGATTTCCCGGCCGGTCCCGGCGGTGAGGTCTACGAAGCCGACATTTTCGAAGAGGTACTGCGTCACTTCGGTCTCGACAACATCCCCTCGGCGTTGCCCGCCGTCGGCGGATCCGACGCTCCCGCCTCGCCGGCTCAGCGGCGGCGCGAGCGGCTGCGCGACCGGATGTGGGCGGAAGGCTACGCCGAAGCGGTCAATTTCGCCTTCTTGTCGGCCGAGGCCGATGCCGCCTGTCCCGCCCTCAGCCAGGTTCTGGGATTGCCGTCGGAGCCCCTCGAGCTCGCCAACCCGCTGTCCGATCGCTATCGCTGGATGCGCCGCTCGCTGGTGCCGGGACTGGCCGAGAACGGTGCCTTCAACCTGCGGCGCGGTGCGCCTTCGGTGCGCCTCTTCGAGGTCGGGACGGTCTTCCACCGTGCCGGTGCCGATGCCGAGCTGCCGGCCCTCGAGACGGAAACTCTGGCGTTGCTCGCCGGCGGTTCCCTGGGAGAGCCCTGGGACGGAGCGCGCGAGATCGACTTCTTCGCCCTCAAGGGGGTGGTCGAGCGCCTCGCCGAGACCGCCGGGGTGGCGCTGGGCTACCGACCCGCGAAGCTGCCCGGCTTGGTCGAGGGAACCACCGCCGAAGTTCTCCTCGGAGAGCGGCCGGTGGGCTATCTGGGCCAGCTCGACGCCGACGGTGACGTGGCGCTGCTGGTCGCCGAGATCGACCTCGCCGCCTTCGCCGAGGCGAGCGCTGCCGGGCCGGTGAAGCTGCCGTCTCGTTTCCCCAACGTCGATGCCGACTTCACCCTCACCCATGCCCTCGACACGCCGTGGGCGGAGATCGCTGCGGTGATCGAGGCCAACCGTCCGGAGGACCTGCTGTTCTTCGGCCTGAAGGACCGTTACGTCGGTCGCGGAGTGCCGTCGGGGGCGGTCAACACCACCTGTCATTTCGTCTACGGATCGCGGGCGGGCTCCTTGACCCAGGAAGAGGTCAATCAGCGTCAGCAGGCTCTGATGGCCCACCTGACGGAGCGTTTCGCCTGGAAGGGGGAGGCATGA